A segment of the Serratia fonticola genome:
TCACTAAACCAGGTTTTGTGCGTGCTGGTAAATCACTGATCAGTTAGTTTTTATTCTTCGAAGGAGTGGTAGGTCAATGAGCAATGTGCCAACAGAATTGAAATACGCCGCATCCCATGAATGGGTGCGTGACGAAGGCAACGGCGAATACGTAGTGGGTATCACCGAACATGCGCAGGAGCTATTGGGTGATATGGTGTTTGTCGATCTGCCCGAGGTCGGCGCTACGGTTTCCGCCGGTGATGACTGCGCCGTTGCAGAATCGGTCAAGGCCGCTTCTGATATCTATGCCCCCATCAGCGGTGAAATCATCGCCGTTAATGACGCGTTGGAAAGCTCACCGGAACTGGTCAACAGCGAGCCGTACGGCGAAGGTTGGCTGTTCCGCATCAAGGCATCCGACGCGGCAGAGCTCGACAAACTGCTCGATGCTGATGCGTATCAGGCTTCTATCGACGAATAAATCACTATCACGCCCCACCAACATGTGGGGCGTTTTGCAGTTCAGGCTATATCCCGTACCCCGCAAGCATTCAGGAATTTGTAGCAATGACTCAGACACTCAGCCAACTTGAACATAGCGAAGCGTTCATCGAACGCCACATCGGCCCTTCGGCACAGCAGCAGCAAGAGATGCTGGAAGCGGTGGGCGCTCGCTCGC
Coding sequences within it:
- the gcvH gene encoding glycine cleavage system protein GcvH; the protein is MSNVPTELKYAASHEWVRDEGNGEYVVGITEHAQELLGDMVFVDLPEVGATVSAGDDCAVAESVKAASDIYAPISGEIIAVNDALESSPELVNSEPYGEGWLFRIKASDAAELDKLLDADAYQASIDE